The Megalobrama amblycephala isolate DHTTF-2021 linkage group LG20, ASM1881202v1, whole genome shotgun sequence genome includes a window with the following:
- the LOC125255561 gene encoding tumor necrosis factor receptor superfamily member 17 isoform X1 → MLLFIWLLYMIIYAEGKCAKNYYYDGLLEDCQHCSIRCNSPPNICNTFCTSIPENEVEKNQNIRFILIVFFVFLGAFTALTIILRVIRRKTCKPIIMNKAIGQEQKTSDSERGSDVTEQSEDTDEPTTDLPDGLNQHHYNSNLPLPSTEEGTTLLVTTKTVQAYQCTSVIYGGDHMELV, encoded by the exons ATGCTTCTCTTTATATGGCTGCTTTACATGATTATTTATGCTGAGGGAAAATGTGCAAAGAATTATTATTACGATGGACTTCTTGAGGACTGTCAACATTGTTCCATTAGATGCAACTCCCCACCAAAtatttgcaatacattttgtaCCTCAA TACCAGAAAATGAAGTTGAAAAGAATCAAAATATACGTTTCATTTTGATCGTGTTTTTTGTGTTCCTGGGAGCTTTCACTGCACTGACCATTATTCTGCGAGTTATACGCAGAAAAACCTGTAAGCCCATCATCATGAACAAAG CGATAGGTCAAGAACAAAAGACATCTGACAGCGAGAGAGGCTCGGATGTCACAGAGCAATCTGAAGATACGGATGAACCTACGACCGATTTGCCAGATGGACTGAATCAGCATCACTACAACTCCAACCTGCCTCTTCCTTCCACTGAGGAAGGCACCACATTGCTGGTTACCACAAAGACAGTACAAGCTTACCAGTGTACATCTGTCATATATGGAGGAGATCACATGGAACTTGTATAA
- the LOC125255561 gene encoding tumor necrosis factor receptor superfamily member 17 isoform X2, with protein MLLFIWLLYMIIYAEGKCAKNYYYDGLLEDCQHCSIRCNSPPNICNTFCTSIPENEVEKNQNIRFILIVFFVFLGAFTALTIILRVIRRKTCKPIIMNKGQEQKTSDSERGSDVTEQSEDTDEPTTDLPDGLNQHHYNSNLPLPSTEEGTTLLVTTKTVQAYQCTSVIYGGDHMELV; from the exons ATGCTTCTCTTTATATGGCTGCTTTACATGATTATTTATGCTGAGGGAAAATGTGCAAAGAATTATTATTACGATGGACTTCTTGAGGACTGTCAACATTGTTCCATTAGATGCAACTCCCCACCAAAtatttgcaatacattttgtaCCTCAA TACCAGAAAATGAAGTTGAAAAGAATCAAAATATACGTTTCATTTTGATCGTGTTTTTTGTGTTCCTGGGAGCTTTCACTGCACTGACCATTATTCTGCGAGTTATACGCAGAAAAACCTGTAAGCCCATCATCATGAACAAAG GTCAAGAACAAAAGACATCTGACAGCGAGAGAGGCTCGGATGTCACAGAGCAATCTGAAGATACGGATGAACCTACGACCGATTTGCCAGATGGACTGAATCAGCATCACTACAACTCCAACCTGCCTCTTCCTTCCACTGAGGAAGGCACCACATTGCTGGTTACCACAAAGACAGTACAAGCTTACCAGTGTACATCTGTCATATATGGAGGAGATCACATGGAACTTGTATAA